The sequence below is a genomic window from Deinococcus terrestris.
CTGGCGAGGACGGCGGCAAGCCCTCACGCGGCTATATCGCCTGGCTGCTGTGGGGCGGCGACGAGGGCCGCGCCTGGAGCGAGCAGGTCAGCGCCCAGCTTGACGAGGCCGAGGAGAACTGACCGTCCCTACGCCCAGTTCTCCGGCCTCTCTCCCAGCCCGAAGTGCCACGCCACCGCCGCCGCGATCCGCCGCGCCGCGTGCCCGTCCCCATAAGGATTGCGGGCCGAGCGCATCCGGGCGAGTTCGGCCTCGTCCGAGAGCAGGCGGCCCAGCACCGCGCGGAGGTTCTGCGGGTCGTTTCCGGCCAGGGTCAGCACGCCCGCCTCCAGCCCCTCGGGGCGCTCGGTGACGTTGCGCAGGACGGCCACTGGGACGCCGAGCGCCGCCCCCTCCTCCTGAAGGCCCCCGGAGTCGGTCGCCAGCAGCGCCGAGGCCGCCATCAGCGGGGCCATCTGCGCGTAATCCAGGGGGTCGGTGAGTTCAAAGTTGGGCAGTCCCTGTAAGGCCGGGCGCACCGCCTCCTGCACCGCCGGGTTGAGGTGGACCGGGTAGACAAAGTGCGTGTCCGGATGGGCGCGGGCCACGTCCGCGAGGGCCTCGGCCATCTCACGCATCATGGGCAGGTTCTCGCGGCGGTGCATGGTGACGGTCACCAGCCGCCCGCCCGCGTCCAATTTCGCCTGCCACTCGGGGCGCAGCGGCACTCGCCCGGCGACCTCACGCACCGCGTCCACGGCGGTCTGTCCGGTCACGAAGAGGCCCAGTTCGCCCTTGCCCTCCCGGCGCAGGTTCTCAGCGCTGCCGGGCGTCGGCGCGAAATCCAGGTCGCTGAGCACCCCGGTCAGGCGGCGGTTGGCCTCCTCCGGAAAGGGCTCACGCATACTCCCGCTGCGTAGCCCCGCCTCCACGTGCGCCACCGGAATCCCCTCGTAAAAGGCGCTGAGCGCCACGCAAAAGGACGTGGTCGTGTCCCCGTGGACCAGCACCATGTCGGCCTCCATCTCGCGCAGCTTGCGCCCCGCCTGCGGCACGATGCGCCCGGTCAGGTCGGCCAGCGTCTGGCGGTCGGTCATGACCTGGAGGTCCTCGTCGGGCGTCAGGCCGAAGACGGCCAATGCCTCGTCGAGCATCTGCCGCTGCTGCCCGGTCGAGAGGATCAGCGGCGTCAGGCCCGGCTGCGCCCCGATGGCCGAGTGCACCGGGGCCATCTTGGTGGCTTCCGGGCGGGTGCCGAAGGCGAGGACGATGCGTTTGGGGGCGGGGTCGGTCATGGAAGCTCCAGGGGTCAGGACAGCGCCCCGGCGGGGGCGGGGCGAAGAGAGGAACGTCAGCGGTGGTCGCCTTGTGGTGCGGGAGGAACAGGCGGCACCGTTTCGCGCCCGTGCGCCCGCACCCGGCGGTGCGCGACGAACCACAGGCACAGGGCGCAAGCAGCCACGGTTCCCGCGATGGCGGCGAGGGGCACCCCCTGCGCCAGCATCCCGATGACCCCGCACCACAGGGCGACGATCCACAGGATCACGGCGGTGCGCCGGGCGCTGGAGGTCCGCGCCAGCACCCGGTGGTGGATGTGGGTCTTGTCCGGGTGCCCCAGCGGATTGCGGATGCCACGCGCCAGCCGCCCGATCACCACCTGCGTGGTGTCGAGGATGGGCAGCGCCATCACCAGCAGCGGCACCAGCAGGCTGGCCCCCGCGCTGAACTTCAGGGTCCCCAGCAGGCTCACGGCGGCCAGGGTGTAGCCGAACAGGTACGCCCCCGCGTCCCCCATGATGATGCGGCTGGGGTTGAAATTGTGCCGCAGGTAGCCCAGCGCGGCCCCCGCCAGCCCCGCGAGCAGCACGACCGCCGCCGCCCGGTCGGGAAACTGCGCCGCCGTGACCAGCAGCACCATGCTCGTCACGAAGCCCACGCCGCCCACCACCCCATCCACCCCGTCCATCAGGTTGACGGCGTTGGTCAGGCCGACCACCCACAGGATGGTCAGCGCCACGCTGAGCGGCCCGTTCACCGCGTCCGGCAGCACCGGCAGGAAGGGAATCGCGTTGAAGTCGAGCGTCAGCCCGTTGACGACCAGCAGCACGGCCGCCAGCGCCTGCACGATCAGCCGGAACAGGGGCGAGAGGCCGAACTGGTCGTCGATAAAGCCGGTCAGCACCAGCACCGAGGCGCCCAAGAGGATCGCCAGCACCTGAATGTTGACCTGCTCGATCACGATGGGCCGCAGCGCCCACGCCACGACCACGCTGACCAGAAAGCCCGCGAAGATCGCCAGCCCGCCCGCGTTGGGCAGCGGCTCCTTGTTCAGCCGCCGCTCGTTGGGTTGGTCCGCCCAACCCACCTTGATGGCGAACTCGCGCACGCGCGGGATAAACCGCCAGGTGAACAGCCACGCGGTCAGAAAGGTGAGCAGCACGCTCAGAAAGCCGCGCCCGGTGATGTTGGCGATGCCGAGGCTGGCGGCGAGGTCCCTCAAGGAATCCATAAGCTGACGGGATTGTAAGGGTCAGGCATGAGGAAGGCGACCGACGAAAGGTGCAGCCTCTTTCCCGCCCCGCCTACTTCGTGCCGTAGATGCGGTCGCCCGCGTCGCCCAGGCCCGGCACGATGTAACCGTGGTCGTTGAGGCGCTCGTCGACGGCGGCGACCACGATCTCCACGTCGGGGTGGTCGCGCTCAATGACGGCCACGCCCTCGGGGGCGGCGAGGATGCACATCAGCTTGATGCTCTGGGCACCGGCCTCCTTGAGCGCCGTGATCGCCGCGCTCGCGCTGCCGCCCGTGGCGAGCATGGGGTCGGTCAGGAAGACGCGGCGTTCGGCGATGTCGGCGGGCAGTTTGTTGTAGTAGGCGACGGGTTGCAGCGTCCCGGGGTCGCGGTACATCCCGATATGCCCCACCTTGGCGGCGGGCACGAGGTTCACGATGGCGTCCGTCATGATCAGCCCGGCCCGCAGGATGGCGACGAGCGCGAGCTTCTTCCCGCTGAGCATCGGGAACTCGCCTTCCTCAAGGGGGGTCTGGAGGCGGGTGGGCGTCACTTCCAGGTCGCGCATCGCCTCATAGGCGAGCAACATGGACACCTCGGCGGCGAGTTCGCGGAACTCCTTGACCCCGGTGTGTACGTCGCGCATCAGGGAGAGTTTGTGCTGAATGAGGGGGTGGGTGACGGCCGTGAGCATGGCCCCACGATACCCGTCCGGCGGTGGGTGCCCCAGTCCTACCCCGGCAGCCGCGCCAGCACATGCCGCGCCAGCCGCTCCTTGACGGGCCGCTGGCGGTCGAACTCATAGGGTTCGTTCATCAGGAACCAGTACAGGTCGTGCAGGTAGGTGTGCGCGAGGTACGCCCGCAGTCGGGTCAGGGTGGCGGGGGCACGGTCGGGGAGGAAGGTCAGCGCCGCGCCCAAACTCTCATCCGGCGGCAGCAGGTCGAGGGTGCCCGTCTTGAGGAGGGCGAGGTCACGCAGGGGGTCGTCCCATCCCGCCTTCGTCCAGTCGATGACGAGGACCTCGCGGCTGGCCCCGTCCGCTTCCCCCGGCGGCGTGATCAGGCCCGGCTCAATCAGAATATTGTCGTGCCACAGGTCGAGGTGGCAAAACGCGGCGGGTTGGTCTAGCAATCCGCGCTCCAGCGGCTCCTCGACCGCGTCGAACAGGTCGTCGAGGGGATAAGCCGCCAGTGCCGAGCGGAAGCGCCGCAGCCGCTCACGCACCCGGCGCAGGTCCACCGTCCCGAGGTGGTCCTGGTGCAGCGCCCCCAGAATCTCGCGCAATCTTGGCAGCGCGGCGGGAACGTCGGCGGCGGTCAGGGGCCGACCCGGAAAGCGGCGCAGGATCAGGGCCTCCACCCCGTCGGCCTCGACCGCGTCCACGACCCAGGCCCCCAGGTCGGCGCGGCGCATATTCCCGGCCTCCAGGCGGTGTTCGCCGCGCTGGGTGCGGTACACCTTGACGACCACGTCGCCGCCCGCCGCCGCGTAGACCCGGCTCTGCATCCCCGCGTCCATCGGGGTCAGGGGACCGAAGCGGGCTTCCAGCACGGGGAAACGGTGGGATGGCAGGCCGCCCGAGGTCACGCGGGCATCATAGCGGGGCCGCGCCGGGCCGGGCGGGACCGGTCAGGCTTCCGCGCCCGCCGGGGCGGGGGGCAAGCTGGCGAGCAGCTCCACAAGCTGAGGATCGAGGACCGTCCCTGCCTGCGCCTGCACCGCGGCGAGGTTCCCGTCCGCGTGGGCCGAGGCGTTCGCCACCGCGAGGAGGCGGGCATACAGGGGAATCTCCTCGCCGGAAAGGCCGTCGGGCTCGCCCTGACCGTCCCAGCGTTCGTGGTGGTGCCGGATGGCCCGCTGCGCTTCGGCGAAGTGGGACACGCTGTGAAGGAAGTTGGCCCCCATCTGCGCGTGCCCCGGCTCACCGTGAATCTTGCCGAGGTCGTGCAACAGCGCGGCGTACCACAGCTCCTCACGCTCGCGCGGCGAGAGGCCCGCTGCCTCGCCCAGACGCACGGCGAGGTCGGCGACCGCCTCCCCGTGCCCCAGGGCGTCGAACTCCAGGCTTTCCACGGCCTCGACAACGGCCGAGGCGATCTGCCGGGCCGTCTGCCGCCACTCGCGGCGGCTTTCCATCACGGCGACGAGGGGCGCGACCGACGCTGCCCACGCGGTCACCGCCGACTGCGCGGCCGGGCTGAGGGACGTGCCCGCCGGACAGTCCAGCACCAGCGCCCCCAGCGTGCGCCCGTGGTCGGTCAGCGGCACCACGAAGGTCAGCGGCGCCTGCCGCGCCCCCGCCGCCTCCAGCCGGGCGAGCGCTTCGGGGGGATTGGCCGCGTAGAGATCACGGCCCTGGAGAAGCTGAGGACGACCACCCGCCGTCACCCACGGGCCTTCCAGCGTGGTGCCGGCAAGCGTGCGGGGGTAACCGTGGACCGCCACCACAGGAGCAGCCCCACGGCCCAGCACCGCGTAACCCTTGGCCTCACTGCCCAGCAGCGCGGCGGCGTGGGCCAGCGCCCCGTCCAGCACACTGGCCGCACTGGGCCGTGCGAGCAGGCGGGCCAGCAGCGCGGTCGCGTCGGCCGGGGCGCTGCCGGAAGCCGGGGAGAGGGTGACAGGAGCAGCCTCGGACCCGGAGGGAGGCTGCGGC
It includes:
- a CDS encoding phosphotransferase family protein, translated to MTSGGLPSHRFPVLEARFGPLTPMDAGMQSRVYAAAGGDVVVKVYRTQRGEHRLEAGNMRRADLGAWVVDAVEADGVEALILRRFPGRPLTAADVPAALPRLREILGALHQDHLGTVDLRRVRERLRRFRSALAAYPLDDLFDAVEEPLERGLLDQPAAFCHLDLWHDNILIEPGLITPPGEADGASREVLVIDWTKAGWDDPLRDLALLKTGTLDLLPPDESLGAALTFLPDRAPATLTRLRAYLAHTYLHDLYWFLMNEPYEFDRQRPVKERLARHVLARLPG
- the wecB gene encoding non-hydrolyzing UDP-N-acetylglucosamine 2-epimerase, whose amino-acid sequence is MTDPAPKRIVLAFGTRPEATKMAPVHSAIGAQPGLTPLILSTGQQRQMLDEALAVFGLTPDEDLQVMTDRQTLADLTGRIVPQAGRKLREMEADMVLVHGDTTTSFCVALSAFYEGIPVAHVEAGLRSGSMREPFPEEANRRLTGVLSDLDFAPTPGSAENLRREGKGELGLFVTGQTAVDAVREVAGRVPLRPEWQAKLDAGGRLVTVTMHRRENLPMMREMAEALADVARAHPDTHFVYPVHLNPAVQEAVRPALQGLPNFELTDPLDYAQMAPLMAASALLATDSGGLQEEGAALGVPVAVLRNVTERPEGLEAGVLTLAGNDPQNLRAVLGRLLSDEAELARMRSARNPYGDGHAARRIAAAVAWHFGLGERPENWA
- a CDS encoding MraY family glycosyltransferase, with amino-acid sequence MDSLRDLAASLGIANITGRGFLSVLLTFLTAWLFTWRFIPRVREFAIKVGWADQPNERRLNKEPLPNAGGLAIFAGFLVSVVVAWALRPIVIEQVNIQVLAILLGASVLVLTGFIDDQFGLSPLFRLIVQALAAVLLVVNGLTLDFNAIPFLPVLPDAVNGPLSVALTILWVVGLTNAVNLMDGVDGVVGGVGFVTSMVLLVTAAQFPDRAAAVVLLAGLAGAALGYLRHNFNPSRIIMGDAGAYLFGYTLAAVSLLGTLKFSAGASLLVPLLVMALPILDTTQVVIGRLARGIRNPLGHPDKTHIHHRVLARTSSARRTAVILWIVALWCGVIGMLAQGVPLAAIAGTVAACALCLWFVAHRRVRAHGRETVPPVPPAPQGDHR
- a CDS encoding HD-GYP domain-containing protein; this encodes MFRRPRPPQPPSGSEAAPVTLSPASGSAPADATALLARLLARPSAASVLDGALAHAAALLGSEAKGYAVLGRGAAPVVAVHGYPRTLAGTTLEGPWVTAGGRPQLLQGRDLYAANPPEALARLEAAGARQAPLTFVVPLTDHGRTLGALVLDCPAGTSLSPAAQSAVTAWAASVAPLVAVMESRREWRQTARQIASAVVEAVESLEFDALGHGEAVADLAVRLGEAAGLSPREREELWYAALLHDLGKIHGEPGHAQMGANFLHSVSHFAEAQRAIRHHHERWDGQGEPDGLSGEEIPLYARLLAVANASAHADGNLAAVQAQAGTVLDPQLVELLASLPPAPAGAEA
- the upp gene encoding uracil phosphoribosyltransferase — encoded protein: MLTAVTHPLIQHKLSLMRDVHTGVKEFRELAAEVSMLLAYEAMRDLEVTPTRLQTPLEEGEFPMLSGKKLALVAILRAGLIMTDAIVNLVPAAKVGHIGMYRDPGTLQPVAYYNKLPADIAERRVFLTDPMLATGGSASAAITALKEAGAQSIKLMCILAAPEGVAVIERDHPDVEIVVAAVDERLNDHGYIVPGLGDAGDRIYGTK